One segment of Mycolicibacterium baixiangningiae DNA contains the following:
- the hypF gene encoding carbamoyltransferase HypF: MRMCVHGVVQGVGFRPFVYTTATALGLSGSVRNDSAGAVIEVEGAADALATFHDRVRDQPPPLAVIERIETAEVPAAGGTGFFIADTSRGGGRTLASPDVAMCAQCASEQRDPRNRRYRHPFVNCTNCGPRFTIISSLPYDRAATSMAGFAMCPDCAREYADPTDRRFHAQPVCCPSCGPTLSFRSAGAPVSTGEDALAGARRLLRDGGVLAVKGIGGYHLACDAADRAAVAELRRRKRRGDKPFAVMAADLDTAGRIIVLDEPTRHLLAGPQRPIVLAARRTGAQVAANVAPANPDLGVLLAYSPLHTLLFGLPGDEPGPQVLIMTSGNLAGEPLCYRDDDALDRLSGIADGWLLHDRPILVPCDDSVVRVLDGRELPVRRSRGYAPLPVALPVAVSPTLAVGADLKNTMALADGRYAWLSQHIGDMDDLTTLSAFTAAEQHLRQLTGVTPVVVAADAHPRYRSTAWAHRHAGGRPVRAVQHHHAHIAAVMAEHGLDGSQPVLGFAFDGTGFGPDGAVWGGEVLVADYKGYRRVAALRYVPLPGGDVSVRRPYRMALAHLWAAGLPWDEGLAPVQACPDDERRVLRHQLDTGLHCAPTSSMGRLFDGVAALAGVRQTVDYEAQAAIEFEGLARTAAGATAPYWFTVDDRAAPAVIDPTPVLRAVVGDALHGVPAALIGWRFHRALADLVVRLADGTESVVALSGGVFQNSLLLRMVLGGLAARGIRVITHHRVPPNDGGIALGQLMVANAG; encoded by the coding sequence GTGCAGGGCGTCGGCTTCCGGCCGTTCGTGTACACCACGGCCACCGCGCTGGGGCTGTCCGGTTCGGTGCGCAACGACAGCGCGGGCGCCGTCATCGAGGTGGAGGGTGCCGCGGATGCGCTGGCCACTTTCCACGACCGGGTGCGCGACCAGCCGCCGCCGCTCGCCGTCATCGAGCGCATCGAGACCGCCGAGGTGCCGGCGGCCGGGGGAACCGGGTTCTTCATCGCCGACACGTCACGCGGCGGCGGGCGCACGCTGGCCTCGCCCGACGTGGCGATGTGCGCGCAATGCGCTTCCGAGCAACGGGATCCGCGGAACCGCCGCTATCGTCACCCGTTCGTCAACTGCACGAACTGCGGGCCGCGGTTCACCATCATCTCCTCGCTCCCCTACGACCGCGCTGCCACCTCGATGGCCGGGTTCGCCATGTGCCCCGACTGCGCCCGCGAATACGCAGACCCCACCGACCGCAGGTTCCACGCACAGCCCGTGTGCTGCCCCTCGTGCGGGCCCACGCTGTCGTTCCGGTCGGCGGGCGCACCCGTCAGCACCGGTGAGGACGCGCTGGCCGGGGCGCGGCGACTGCTGCGCGACGGCGGGGTGCTGGCGGTCAAGGGGATCGGCGGCTACCACCTGGCGTGTGACGCCGCAGACCGGGCGGCGGTCGCCGAACTGCGCCGCCGCAAGCGCCGCGGTGACAAACCGTTCGCCGTCATGGCAGCCGACCTCGACACCGCTGGACGGATCATCGTCCTCGACGAACCGACGCGCCATTTGCTCGCCGGGCCGCAACGACCGATCGTGCTGGCGGCGCGCCGGACCGGGGCGCAGGTGGCGGCGAACGTGGCACCGGCCAACCCCGATCTTGGTGTGCTGCTGGCTTATTCGCCGCTGCACACCCTGCTGTTCGGGCTGCCCGGCGATGAGCCCGGCCCGCAGGTGTTGATCATGACGTCGGGCAACCTCGCCGGCGAGCCGCTGTGCTACCGCGACGACGACGCGCTCGACCGGTTGTCGGGAATCGCCGACGGGTGGCTGCTGCACGACCGGCCGATCCTCGTGCCGTGCGACGACTCCGTGGTGCGGGTGCTCGACGGCAGGGAACTGCCCGTCCGGCGGTCCCGGGGCTACGCCCCCCTGCCGGTCGCGCTGCCCGTCGCGGTCTCGCCGACGCTGGCCGTCGGGGCGGATCTGAAGAACACGATGGCGCTCGCCGACGGCCGGTACGCCTGGCTGAGCCAGCACATCGGCGATATGGACGACTTGACGACGCTGTCGGCCTTCACCGCGGCCGAACAGCATCTGCGCCAGCTCACCGGCGTCACCCCCGTGGTGGTGGCAGCCGATGCCCACCCGCGGTACCGCTCGACGGCCTGGGCGCACCGGCACGCCGGTGGGCGACCGGTGCGGGCGGTACAGCACCACCACGCCCACATCGCAGCGGTGATGGCCGAGCACGGCCTCGACGGCTCGCAGCCGGTCCTCGGGTTCGCCTTCGACGGAACGGGTTTCGGGCCCGACGGTGCGGTCTGGGGCGGCGAGGTGCTGGTGGCCGATTACAAGGGTTACCGCAGGGTCGCCGCGCTGCGATACGTGCCGCTGCCCGGCGGCGACGTCAGTGTGCGGCGCCCCTACCGGATGGCGCTGGCCCATCTGTGGGCGGCGGGATTGCCCTGGGATGAGGGTCTGGCTCCCGTACAGGCGTGCCCGGACGACGAGCGCCGGGTGCTGCGCCACCAGCTCGACACCGGACTGCACTGTGCGCCGACGTCGAGCATGGGCCGGCTGTTCGACGGGGTCGCCGCGCTCGCCGGCGTGCGGCAGACCGTCGACTACGAGGCCCAGGCGGCGATCGAGTTCGAGGGGCTCGCGCGCACGGCAGCCGGTGCCACGGCGCCGTACTGGTTCACCGTCGACGACCGCGCGGCGCCGGCGGTCATCGACCCCACCCCGGTGCTGCGCGCGGTCGTCGGCGATGCGCTGCACGGGGTGCCGGCCGCGCTGATCGGGTGGCGGTTCCACCGCGCCTTGGCCGACCTCGTCGTGCGGTTGGCCGACGGCACCGAATCGGTCGTGGCGCTTTCCGGCGGGGTGTTCCAGAACTCACTGCTGCTGCGAATGGTGCTGGGCGGGTTGGCAGCTCGCGGCATACGGGTGATCACCCACCACCGGGTGCCGCCGAACGACGGCGGTATCGCGCTGGGTCAGTTGATGGTCGCCAATGCCGGGTGA
- a CDS encoding HypC/HybG/HupF family hydrogenase formation chaperone: MCLAVPGKIVSVCDRDGTLMAVVDFGGIRKDVCLQYIPDAQPGQYVVVHVGFAIQRLDEESAMRTLREFEHLGVLAEEFGDGFELAARQAGVANPDSGR, from the coding sequence ATGTGTCTGGCGGTTCCGGGAAAGATCGTGAGCGTGTGCGACCGCGACGGCACGTTGATGGCCGTCGTCGATTTCGGCGGCATCAGGAAAGACGTGTGCCTGCAGTACATCCCGGACGCGCAGCCCGGGCAGTACGTCGTTGTACACGTCGGGTTCGCGATTCAGCGCCTCGACGAGGAGTCGGCGATGCGCACGCTGCGCGAGTTCGAACATCTCGGCGTGCTCGCCGAGGAGTTCGGTGACGGGTTCGAGCTGGCCGCCCGGCAGGCCGGTGTGGCCAACCCCGACAGCGGGAGGTGA
- the hypD gene encoding hydrogenase formation protein HypD codes for MKYLDEFSDPHLAAKLVTQIKAVTTRRWAIMEVCGGQTHSIIRHGIDQLLPDQIEMIHGPGCPVCVTPLEIIDKALEIASRPEVIFCSFGDMLRVPGSAKDLFRVKSEGGDVRVVYSPLDALGLARANPDRQVVFFGIGFETTAPANAMTVYEAKRLGIANFSLLVSHVLVPPAISAIMESPSCRVQAFLAAGHVCSVMGTGEYPSLCDRYAIPIVVTGFEPLDILEGIRRTVIQLESGRHELENAYPRAVRDDGNPAAKAMLADVFEITDRSWRGIGMIPGSGWRLAPAYREFDAERRFAVTGIHTEESALCRSGEVLQGLLKPHECAAFGTVCTPRNPLGATMVSSEGACAAYYLYRRLEVSHA; via the coding sequence GTGAAGTACCTGGACGAGTTCAGCGACCCCCACCTGGCGGCCAAACTCGTGACACAGATCAAGGCGGTCACCACGCGGCGCTGGGCGATCATGGAAGTGTGTGGCGGACAGACTCATTCGATCATCCGCCATGGTATCGACCAGCTGCTGCCGGACCAGATCGAGATGATCCACGGCCCGGGGTGTCCGGTGTGCGTCACTCCGCTGGAGATCATCGACAAGGCGCTGGAGATCGCGTCCCGCCCGGAGGTGATCTTCTGCTCGTTCGGCGACATGCTGCGGGTGCCGGGCAGTGCGAAGGATCTGTTCCGGGTCAAGAGCGAGGGCGGCGACGTGCGGGTGGTGTACTCACCTCTGGACGCGCTGGGGTTGGCGCGAGCGAATCCGGACCGGCAGGTGGTGTTCTTCGGCATCGGATTCGAGACCACCGCTCCGGCCAACGCCATGACCGTGTACGAGGCCAAGCGCCTCGGCATCGCCAACTTCTCCCTGCTGGTGTCGCATGTGCTGGTGCCGCCGGCGATCTCGGCGATCATGGAGTCCCCCAGCTGCCGCGTGCAGGCGTTCCTCGCCGCCGGCCACGTCTGCTCGGTGATGGGCACCGGTGAGTATCCGTCGCTGTGCGACAGGTACGCCATCCCCATCGTCGTGACCGGGTTCGAGCCGCTCGACATCCTGGAAGGCATCCGGCGCACGGTCATCCAGCTCGAGTCGGGCCGCCACGAGCTCGAGAACGCCTATCCGCGCGCCGTGCGCGACGACGGCAATCCGGCGGCCAAGGCGATGCTCGCCGACGTCTTCGAGATCACCGACCGCAGCTGGCGCGGCATCGGGATGATCCCGGGCAGCGGCTGGCGGCTCGCCCCCGCCTACCGCGAGTTCGACGCCGAGCGCCGCTTCGCGGTGACCGGCATCCACACCGAGGAGTCGGCGCTGTGCCGGTCGGGTGAAGTGCTGCAGGGCCTCCTCAAACCGCACGAGTGCGCGGCGTTCGGCACGGTGTGCACCCCTCGCAATCCCCTCGGCGCGACGATGGTGTCGTCGGAGGGCGCCTGTGCGGCCTACTACCTGTACCGCCGCCTCGAGGTGAGCCATGCCTGA